A window of Candidatus Avedoeria danica genomic DNA:
ACAACTCGTTCAACCCGCACCTCGCTCATCGTCCGGCGAATCGGCGCGGGATTATACGGAGCGCGGTGCCGATGCCCGCATTGGTTGTCATAACGCGCAGGGGGCATTGTGGCCGCACCGCCGTGCCCCTACCGCTGCCCGGTCACACCGTCCGCGATGACCGCCGCCGCGACCCGCCGCCCGATGTCGACCGCGAAGTTCGTCCCGCGGTCCCAGGGGTAGACCTGGCTCATCGACGCCAGGTAGAGCCCCGGCACCGGGGTCGCCAGGGGCGGGACGTGGGCCGAGAAGCCGCACGGCACGACGGGCTGGGCGTACGCCGCGCGCGACAGCCACGACGTCCGGACCCAGTCCGGGCGGAACGCCGGGTTGATCCGTTCCAGGGCCGGCAGCCACTGCGCCAGCAGATCGTCGTGCGCCATCGTGAAGGCGGGGTGGTCCGGCGGCAGGTAGTCGCCCATGTAGACCAGGTGATCGCCCCCGTAATGGGCTGCATCGATGAGGTTCGTGTGCTCGACGCACGCCAGGAACGGCATCTCGCGCTTGTCGAGGTTCAGCCAGTACGTGCCGTCCGTCATGAGCTGCTGCTTGAGCGCAAGCACGAACACGACCGCCCCGAGGTGCTCGAGGTCGGCCAAGCGGCCGGTGTAGTCCGCCGGCAGGTCGGGCGCCATCCGGGCCAGCACGTGCGGCGCCGTCGTCGCCACCACCGCATCGAACGTCGACTCGCCGTCGCCGGCGGCCACGGCCAGGCCGGCGTCCGTTCGGCGGATGCCCCGCACCGGCGTGGACAGCCGGACGGCGGCGCCGCGGCCCTCGACAGCGCGCCGCAGGGTGTCGGCGTATGCCTGGAAGCCGCCGGCGACGTAGATCAGCTTGAAGGAGCGGGCGTGCAGGCGTGCCCATAGCCAGCTCATCGGCACGTGCTCGTAGTGCTCGGGGCCGAACTTGCCGAGGAGCAGCGGCTCCCAGATGGCCGCGTAGGCGCGCTTGCCCATCCAGCGCCGGGCCCATGCGGCCGCGGTGACGTTCTCGAGCGAGCGCCAGTCGGGCGTGAGCTTGAGGTACGCCCCGACGGCGCCCATCCGAACGCGGTCGATGAACGGCATGCCCGGGAACGTCAGGATCGGGACGACGCCGTCCAGCGGGTAGGCCTTGCCCCGGTAGAACGAAGCCGAGACCGGGCGCAGCGTCTGCAGGTGGTCGGCGAAGCCGATCTCGCCGGCCAGGCCGATGATCGCGCGATCGGTTTGGAAGAGGTGATGGTAGTAGTGCTCCAGCGGCCACTCCCACGACGCGTCGCGGAAGCCCCCGGCCAGCCCGCCGGCGTGCTCGGCCCCGTCGTACACCGTCACCGACCAGCCGTCGCCGGCCAGATCCCACGCCGCGCTCAGCCCGGCGAAGCCGGCGCCGATCACGGCAACGGAGCGGCCCGAGGACGCCGCGGGCGAAGACGCGGGTGAGGACGCAGGTGAAGAGGATGCCAAGGGTTGGCTCATCCCGCCGCAGCGGAGCTCGTGTCCGCCCCCCGGTCGCCCGTCCCTTGGTCGCTCGCCCCGTGGTCGCTCGCCCCGTGGTCGCCCGACCCGTCGCCGCCCGACCCGTCGTCGCCCACCATCGCCGCGTTCGCCTGCCGCAGGCTGACGTGCGAGCGCCAGAGGTACCACGCGCCGAGGAGCGTGATCGGGAACCAGAGCGCCACATGCAGGACCACGGTGTAGGCCGTCGCAATGGACTGGGCGACGCCGGCGGCGGTCAGGACGGCGATGCCGGGCGCATCGAACGTCCCGATGTGGCCGGGCCCGGCCGGGATCGTCGTCGCCAGGTTGACGATGCCGTTCATCAGCATGAGCGTGATGAAGCTGACCTGCATGTCCGGGAAGGCATGCATGACGAACCAGTACTTCATCGTCTCGCACAGCCAGATGACGACGCTCGTGAGGAAGAGCATGAGCACTTCACGCCGGCCCGAGAGGCTCTCGAGGCCCTCCGTGAAGCGATCGACGACGCCCCACAGCTGGTCGGCGTGCGCCCCGTCGGCCGAGCGGCGGCGCGACATGCCGAGGACCGCCGCGCCGAGCGTGACGAACGGGCTGGCGAGGCGCCGCAGGCGGTCCGGCCGGCCGGCAAGGAAGAGGAACGTGACGAGCGCGCCGATGAACAGCACGGTGCAGACGACGATCAGCGGCCGATACTTCTCGAGCGCGTCCGACTCGAAGCTGACGAACGGCAGCGCGACGAACACGAACGCCAGCATCGTCAGGCCGTCGAACAGACGCTCGAGGACCACGGTGGCCAGGCTGGCGCT
This region includes:
- a CDS encoding flippase-like domain-containing protein, giving the protein MRLAIGVAISAVFVLYAVRGLELDAFARHVADAHYIWLVPGVAVYFVGVWARTWRWHTMLSHLVDVPMRRLFRFVCIGYMGNNVYPARAGEVLRSYVLKRETGVRMSASLATVVLERLFDGLTMLAFVFVALPFVSFESDALEKYRPLIVVCTVLFIGALVTFLFLAGRPDRLRRLASPFVTLGAAVLGMSRRRSADGAHADQLWGVVDRFTEGLESLSGRREVLMLFLTSVVIWLCETMKYWFVMHAFPDMQVSFITLMLMNGIVNLATTIPAGPGHIGTFDAPGIAVLTAAGVAQSIATAYTVVLHVALWFPITLLGAWYLWRSHVSLRQANAAMVGDDGSGGDGSGDHGASDHGASDQGTGDRGADTSSAAAG
- a CDS encoding NAD(P)/FAD-dependent oxidoreductase; translation: MSQPLASSSPASSPASSPAASSGRSVAVIGAGFAGLSAAWDLAGDGWSVTVYDGAEHAGGLAGGFRDASWEWPLEHYYHHLFQTDRAIIGLAGEIGFADHLQTLRPVSASFYRGKAYPLDGVVPILTFPGMPFIDRVRMGAVGAYLKLTPDWRSLENVTAAAWARRWMGKRAYAAIWEPLLLGKFGPEHYEHVPMSWLWARLHARSFKLIYVAGGFQAYADTLRRAVEGRGAAVRLSTPVRGIRRTDAGLAVAAGDGESTFDAVVATTAPHVLARMAPDLPADYTGRLADLEHLGAVVFVLALKQQLMTDGTYWLNLDKREMPFLACVEHTNLIDAAHYGGDHLVYMGDYLPPDHPAFTMAHDDLLAQWLPALERINPAFRPDWVRTSWLSRAAYAQPVVPCGFSAHVPPLATPVPGLYLASMSQVYPWDRGTNFAVDIGRRVAAAVIADGVTGQR